The genomic DNA TACTGGCGAGCATGACATTTAACAATGGATTGTGCTCATCGTTCGAACAGATAATGGGAAACGAACCACTCGTTGCCGCCGTTGAAAGCAAACAACTCCTCGCACGCCATAAAGAACATTCGCCAGCGATTCTGCCACATGATCGCGTGGTCCTCGCCGTAGGTCTGTTTCAGAATCGGTAATAGCGATTCGCTGCAGCGGTCGTGATTCTCCAGCCACGCCCGGCTGGTCTTCGCATAATGCATGCCGCTCCATCGCCACTTCTGGGCCAAGGTCAATCGTGACCCGACGCTTTCCAATAGGTTCTCGCTGGGCATCATTCCACCGGTGAAGAAGTAGCGTCCCATCCAATTCTGCTCGCCGTCGGAGCGGAAAAGGTAAGGCGTTTGCTTGTGACAGAAAATATGCACAAACAGCTTCCCGTCGGGGGCCAGCCAATCGTGGATCCGGTCCATCAACTTGCGGTGGTTCCGCATGTGTTCGAACATCTCGACCGAGACGACGCGGTCGAAGGTGTCGGATGGTTGGAAGTGATTGATGTCGACGGTAAGCACTTGCAAATTCGTGAGCCCCGCGTCGCGAGCTCGTGCGGTGATGAACTCCCGCTGGGAATGGGAATTCGAAACTGCGGTGATCTGGCTGTTCGGGTAATGTTCCGCCATCCACAGCGACAGCGATCCCCATCCGCACCCGAGTTCTAAAATGCGCATGTCATCTTCCAGTTGCGCGTTCTCACACGTTTCGCGCAGGGCCTGCTCCTCCGCCTGTTGCAGCGATCCGATGCCTTCGGTCCAGCGGCAGCAACTGTACTTCAGCCGTGGTCCCAGCACCTCTCGAAAGAACTCCGCCGGGACTTCATAATGCTGATCGTTTGCCTTCTCCGGCACGACGGCGATCGGTTGCGGACGCGTCGCTCGCAGAAAGGCTTCGCAATCGTTGTCGTCGGCCAGTTCGTGAAGGTCGCGCAGCCGCGAACGCAGCAACCGCCGGATGCCAGCCCGCAGCAGCGGATCGGGCAACCAACCGGCTTCCGCCTTCCGCGTCAGGAACCCAAAAAACGATTGCAGCGTGCTCTCATGGATCGCTGGATCTACCGCTTCGGTTTGTCCCACACAACTTGAACAACTCGAACCGCCTGTTCGCTGAACGCCGCTTCGCAATAACACAAATAGTACTCCCACATCCGAATAAAACGATCATCGAAGCCAAGTCGCCGCACATCATCCAGCCGCCGCATGAACCTCTGCCGCCAGGCGTACAGCGTGCGTGCGTAATGCGGCGAGAGATCTTCGATGGTATGCAGCCGCAGATCGGTCGTCTGGCCAACCGCCTGTTGCATCGCAGCGACCGACGGCAGGAAGCCGCCCGGAAAGATGTACTTCTGAATAAAGTCGACGCCCTGGCGATAGGCGTCGTATCGCGATTCGGGCATCACGATCCCCTGCAGCACAAACCGACCGCCGGGCTTCAACAGTCTGCCGCATCGCTCGAAAAAGGTCTTCAGGAATCGCTCGCCCACCGCTTCGATCATCTCGATCGAAACCAGTTTGTCGTAGCGGCCGACGAGATCGCGATAGTCGCTGTCGAGCAGTTCGACGCGATCGGCGATCCCGGCCGCTTCAAATCGCTGGCCAGCTTTTTGGTACTGAGCCGACGAGATCGTTGTCGTCGTCAATCGAACGTCATAGTTCTGGGCCGCATGCAAGGCGAAGCCGCCCCATCCGGTGCCGATCTCCAGCACATGATCCTGCGGCTGCAGATCCAATTTCTCGCAGATCCGCTGCAGCTTCGCCTCGGACGCCTCGCGGAGCGAAAACGTATCCTCGGCGAAGTAGGCCGAGGAATACATCCCCGTCGAGTCGAGGAACAAGTCGAAGAATTCGTTGCTCAGATCGTAGTGCGCCGCGATGTTGCGGCGACTGCCTCGCAACGTGTTGCTCGCCAGTTGGTGAGAATACCGAGCAGCGCGACGCGTCAGCTTGGCGATCCACGACGTATCGCCAGACGCCTGGCGATCGTTGCGATACAGGATCCGCAGCAACGTCGTTAGGTCGTCGGTCTGCCAGTGATTGCGAAGATAAGATTCCGCGAACCCCAGCGATCCGCCGGTTGCCAATTGAGAATAGAAGTCGGGCTCGCGGACGTTCAGGCTGGCCTGCAAACCATCCTCCGCCATCGTTCCGAGTGTGCGTTGTTGGTGGCTGTCGGAAAAACGGACGACGCCCCCGTCGGCGGTCGCTAACCAGTCGAGCATCTTGCCGCGAGCCGAGCGTTGCAGCCAGGAGAGCGACGGAGCCGCGGGGTGTGGAAGCGTGGTTGCAGTCGTACTCATCGAGATCCCTCGCGTTGGCGGCCTGGATGCGGGACAAACGGAACTTTCTTCCACCACAATCGCAACGCTTGCCAATAGATCGCTGCGACCACTTGGAAGGTCATCAAAGGAAAACGGACGACGACCCAGACCAACCGGCGGTAGGAAAACGGTTGGCGTTTCAGTTGCAGTGTCGCATCAAAAACTTGCGTCGCTTCGTCGAAGTTTTCGATCTGCACCGACAACTGCTGGGCCGGCGTGGAGATTCGCCAGCGATACATCATCTGCATCGGCATGAACGGCGAGACGTGGAACACTTTGCGGCATTGATGGCGATGGATTCGTGAATCCCCATAGCACGGAATCACATAACAATGACGCTCGCCCCACGGCGTGTTGGTGACTTCGGCAACGATCGCTTGCAACCGTCGACCATCGGCGTGATAGCAGAAGTAGAACGAGGCGGGATTAAACGACAGACCGAAGAATCGCAGATGGGTCAGCAGACGGATCGGCCCGGTGATCGTCAAGCCGATCTGCTGTTGAACCAAATCGCGGATGCAATCGGCCAGCGGACGTTCGGGATCGCCCCAGTAGTCGCTGCGGCGAAAACGGAGCAGACTGAATCGTGAAGTGCTGCAGAACAAGGGGAAGCGAAACAGCGAATTGACTTCGTCCAGATCGATCATCGCTAGGAACAACGAATAACAGAACTGGTGTCCGACGGGGACGAAGCGGCGGTGCCGGATCGTACCGAAATACAGACAGCTCGATCGAGCTGGCGGCGACAAGTCGCTCGTCACCTCCGCGGCCGATTCAACTTCGAGTTCACTGATCAGCGAGGCGTCGCTTGGAATGGCGGCCGATGCGTTCACGATGACTTTCCTCCACTGGCCACCGCCGCGGCTGCTGGTTGCGATCGCAACGAGGCGCCAGGCTTTTCAGCCGCCGGTTGTTCCGGAAGAGAATGCTTGGTCTGCAGCGACCAATCGGGGATGCCAAACTCTCGGCAGACCGCCAAACCGCTGACCACTCCGTCCTCGTGAAACCCGTTGCGCCAATAGGCTCCGCAAAACGAGGTCCTACGGCGGCGAATGACTTCGCGGTGCCGCTTCTGAACCGCCGAGCGTTGAACCGTAAACAGAGGATGCGAATACTTAAACCGAGCGATCACCTTCTCCTCTGCAATTCGCTGATCTTCGTTTAACGTGACACAAAACGTCTGCGGCGAATCGATCTGCTGCAACAGATTCATGTTGTAGGTCAGCGTCGGCCGATCGACTTGCGTTTTGGGAAGGTGGTAATTCCAACTGGCCCAAGCGCGGCGACGTTTGGGCAGCACGCGCTCATCGGTGTGCAGGACCGCTGAGTTATCGCTGTAGGGAAACGCCGACAATAACTCCGTCTCCAGCGGATCGGCATCAGCCAGCAGTCGCAACGCTTGATCGCTGTGGCAAGCGAAAACGATCTCGTCGAAGATCTCCTCGCCCCCGCGAAAGCTCACTCGCACACCATCGGCTTGGCGGCTGACCGATTCGACAGGGCAAGCCATGCGGATGTTGTGGCGGAACGGTTCGACTAACCTCTCGACATACCGCATCGATCCGCCGCGGATCACCTGCCACGTCGGCCGGTCTCGCAAACTCAACAGACCGTGATTGACATAAAACTCGAGAATGAAACGGATGGGAAAGTTGGCGAAGTCGGCGCAGGGACAGGACCAAATCGCCGCTCCCATCGGCAACAGATACTGCTGTGCAAATTCATTCGAGTAGCGATGTTGGGCGAGGAACTGGCCGACCGTCTCGTTTTCGGAGACCGTTTCGAGATGCTGAGGCCCCTCGCGATTGAACCGCAAAATGTCGCGAAGCATCCGCAGGAAGGAGGGCCGAACAAGATTCCGCCGCTGGGCGAAGACTCCGTTGAGCGAGGTGCCGTTGTATTCCAGACCAGTCCGCTCGCAACAGACACTAAAACTCATCGACGTCGGATCGGTCGGGACGTCCAGATCGCGAAGGATGCGTGTGAAGTTGGGGTAGGTGCGGTCGTTGCAGACGATGAACCCGGTATCGATCTGGTAGCGTTGTCGGCCGGTTTCCGCCGTCCCGACCTCGACCTCGTGCGTGTTGACGTGACCGCCCAGTCGCCAATCGGCTTCGAAAACGACGACTTCGTGGATCGCGGAGAGCATTCGCGCTGCAACAAGTCCCGAGACTCCCGATCCGACGATGGCGATTCGCACATTCAACTCCGCTGAAATTTGCTGGCGTCACGCGATGCTGCGGACACCCACTTCTTTGTAGAGCGAACTGCCGGATTGACCAACGAAATTCTTGGTCCCGCCGAGAATCACTTTAATTTTGTGGTCAATTCAACGCGTGCCGCTATAAAGGATGCGGGGTCGAGAGTCGGCCGGCTCCCCCACTCCGTCAATCCACTTACTGGAAATCGACTTGGGCCGTTCAGAAATCGCTTACATTCCGAACGAAGACTTTGACACGGCGTCCGAACAAGACTTCGCCGAGATCGATGGTCAGTTGTATGCTGACGAAGAGGAGTCCGGACGCAGTCGCCGCGATGCCGAAGCGTTCTTGATGGCGGTCGAAGCGTCGCGATTGTTGACGGTCGAAGGCGAACGTTTTTTATTCAAGCGTTTGAACTTCCTGCGGTTCCGAGCCAACGCCTTGCAAGCGTCGCTGGGGCGTGGGCGAGCCGCTAGGCGGAGTCAGCAGGAGATCGATCGGCTGCTTTGCGAAGCGAACCAGACTCGCGATCAGATCGCTTGTGCGAACCTGCGGTTAGCCGCTTCGATCGTTCGCAAGTATTCGAACTCGCAAGACGATTTCGACGAGTTCCTGGCCGAGGCGAATGCGATTTTGCTGAACGCTGTCGACAAGTTCGATTACTCCCGAGGCTATCGCTTCAGCACGTACGCGACTCACGCGATCCAACGACATATTTACAGGTTGCTGCAGAAGACGCGGAAGGTTCGCGATCGCCAAACGGCCGACGGCAACGACCAGATCCTGCAGATCGAAGCGTCGCCCTATGTCGGCGAAGCGGCTTGCGAAGACGCAGCCAAAGCGATGAAGAAGCTGATCGCTAGTTTTGATCGCGTGCTGGACGATCGCGAACAGGAAATTGTCCGCCGCCGATTTGGGCTGAATGCATCGGGCAAAGGGGCGTCGATGCGAGCCATCGGCGACGATTTAGGGATCAGTAAAGAACGCGTCCGACAGCTCCTGAACAGTAGTATCGAAAAGCTGGCCAAAATTGCTGAGCCGCTGGAATCCATTCTTCAACAAGACCGTCCATGACATACGCAGACGTTCCTATCGATCGGGATTCCATCAATCCCGCCTACAAGCCACGAAGTTGGATGCGGTACGCGCTGCGCGGTGCGGCCGTCTACCATCTCGCCTGGGGTGCGTTGGCGATCGCCATGCCCGCGACGATGCTCGGCTGGTTGGGTGCCGACGGCGACGGATTAGCCCTCACCCTCTGGCAATACATCGGCTTGCTTGTCGGGCTGTTTGGAATCGGGTGCGGGATCGCATCGCGAAACCCGACCGGGCACTGGCTGCTGCTGACGATCGGGTTGATTGGAAAGATCTTCACAGCCACAGGATTCGCGCTGGCGTTTTCCGCCGGGGCGGTCCCTATGGCGATCGGTTGGACTGTGCTCACCAACGATCTGATATGGATGGTTCCATTGGCGTTGATTCTTTGGGAATCGGCGCACACCGCCCATGCCGTCGATTCGGCTCACAGCGAACCGGAAGCCGACGATCCGATGAACGATCTGCGGACCAACACCGGCAAAAGCTTAAACGAACTGGCCAACGCCCACCCGCAAATGATCGTCTTCCTGCGCCATGCCGGCTGTACATTTTGCCGTCAGACGCTGGCCGACATCTCGCTGCAACGGGCGTTGATCGAAGCGACGGGATGCCGTTTGCTGTTCGTTCACCTGGGCCCCGAAGACGCTCAAGCGACCGAAGTCTTTCGCCGCTACGACGTCGACGACGTCCCCCGAATCTCCGATCCGAAGTGTCGGCTGTACCGTCAGTTTGGCCTGGAGCTCGGCGGCTTCTCGCAACTGTTTGGTCTGCGAGTCTGGCTGCGAGGCTTGATCTATGGAGTCGTCAACGGACATGGGATCGGCGCGATCCAAGGCAACAGTTTTCAGATGCCGGGAGTCTATCTGTATCACTGCGGCATGATCCTCGACGGCATCCGCCACGAACTCGCATCGGATCGCACCAACTACGTCGACTTCGCCCGCCAGATCGAACAATCGCCCCCCGCAGTCTCCGCATAGAGGCGAAGCAGGTGGGCGGTTTCTCAAGCGATTCACGGAAAAGATTTGCATTGCGTCCTTCCGGCATCCGGGGATGCATCGATGACACGACGGTATCGAACCAACGAATAGTCGCTTGCCTGCGCAGGTCCAACGCACGACAATTGTTAACAGAGGCTTTTCACTGCGCTCCCGATCGCCCCGCACAGCGCACACCTGAATCCCCGTTCGAAGGAATTTGCATGCTGACTCCCAACTTCAATGCAGTAATTCGCCGTGATGGCCAATGGTGGATCGGCTGGATCGAGGAGATTCCAGGCGTCTATTCACAAGGTGCAACTCGCGATGAGCTGATAGCGAACCTACGCGATGCGTTGGCGGAGGCGATCGAATTGAATCGCGAAGACGCTCGAAGAGCTGCAGGCGAAGCATATGAAGAGGTGGCGATTCAACCGTGAAATGCCCGCTCTTAACAGTGAACGAGATCAAATCGACCGACCCAATAGTTTGCTCAACTCATTGAAAACGGCTTCGCAACCGGCATCGCCGATGTGCCCCATCTTCTCGCGGATACGGCCTCGGTCGATCGCTCGCAATTGAAACACCAACGCAACGGAAGCCTTGCCCAACCCGCTTTCTGACGATGCGGCAATCGTCGTGGTTCCTGCGAACCGCAACGCTCGAATTGCCGTGCTCAGCGGCACCACCAGCGCTGTAGGTAGACCTCCCGCATATCGATCTTCCTGCATGATGATGGCGGGGCGACGGCCATGTTGTTCCCGACCATTGGCCCGCGGAAAATCGACCCAATGAATGTCGCCGACATTCATTGCTCCTCTGCCTCCCATTTTTCGATCATCGCCCACGCTTCATCGCTAGCTTGATCCCATGCCTGCATCTCGGCACGCAGTTCGGCCGGAATCGATTCTGGCTCGACCACGATCTCGACATGCGTCCCTTCAGCCAACTGCTGGGTTGCTTGCGGAACAATCACGCCATCTTTCACGATCCCAGGAATGCTCGCTCGACTATCTGTGGACATCTTTTCACTCCGATCAGCTATCTGTTCCGTCTCCGCCGACCAAACTTGAATTACTCAAGCCTGATGATTCCCTACCGGAACCTTTTAACCTAGCATAACTGGACGTCCGCCCTTAAGTCCACAAAGAAATCAGGACTGCGGACGTTGGTCGAGATCGGCAAACACTTCGTCGCCGTTTATGCCCAACCCCGCATCCAGTTCAGCAATCCCCTTCTGGATGTCGGATCGCAACTGTTGCCGGCCCATCAACAATCGCACGCCGTCGACAACGGCCTCATTTGCCGAATCGTATTCGCCGGAGGCGACGAGCCCCTCAACAAACTGCATTGCTTCGCGTGGTAGTTCGATGTTCATCCCATACCTCTGCTGTTGAGACCAGGAGACTGAATGCGGTGTCTCACTCGGTCTCCTTGATTCTACGCCACCGAGATTCGATTTGACAGAATCCGCTTGGTATTACCCAAACCTCAAGCCTATTTGTCGACGCGGCCTGGCGGGCGGGCACCGGTGGCGGGGCGTTTGGTCAGTTTGTCCCCCAGGTCGTTGCGAGCGGCTTCGGCGTGCTTCTGCAACATCGCCACGACTTCGGGATGTTGGTCGATCACATTCGTCGTTTCGTTGACGTCGTTGTCGAGGTCAAACAATTCGAGCCCGATCGTTGTGTGCTGATAGTTCGTCGGCAGACCATCGGTTCCCCCCGGCTTGCCAGCAAGCGTTCGGTAGCGATGTGGAAAGTGCAACTTCCAGCGATCGTTGCGAACCGCGTGCAGTTCGCCTCCGCTGTAGTAACAGTAAAACGCTTCGTGAGGCGATTTCGCTTGCCCCTCTTTGTCGAACATCAGCGGAGCGATATCCTTGCCGTCGATCTTGTGCTTAGGCAACTCGGCACCAATCAAATGGGCGACCGTCGGCAGGATGTCGATCGTCGACGCCAATTGGTCACACGTCGTCCCGGCGGGAATTTTTCCAGGCCACTTCATTAACGTCGGCACGCGGTAGCCTCCCTCGAACATCGTTCCCTTCCCTTCGCGGAGGCTCGTCACGCCGGCGTGATCGCCGTACGACAACCAGGGTCCGTTATCGGAGGTGAAGATCACGAGAGTATCGTCCTCGATGCCGTTCTTCTTCAGCGCCGCGTTGATCTGCCCAACCGACCAATCGACTTCCATCACAACATCGCCGAACAGCCCACGCTTGCTCTTCCCTTTGAACTTTTCCGAAACGTACAGCGGGACGTGAACCATGCTGTGAGGAACATACAAAAAGAAGGGCTTGTCTTTGTTGCGTTCGATAAACGAAACCGCTCGCTCGGTGTACTGAGTCGTCAGTTGCTCCTGATCCTCGCCGCTGACCTGCGGATTGATCGTTTCGTTCCCTTCGATCAACGGCAGGTGTGGCCATCGTTTCACACGTTGTTCCATCGGCAGATGCAACACGTCGGGATGGTAGGGCCACATGTCGTTGCTGTAAGGCAAACCGAAGTATTCGTCGAAGCCATGCTGCAGCGGCAGGAAGGGTTTCAAGTGCCCCAGATGCCACTTGCCATAGATCGCTGTCGCGTAGTCTTTCTGTTTGCACAGTTCCGCGATCGTCATCTCATTGGGATTCAATCCCGCCTTGGACCCAGGTCCATACGCGCCACTGATCCCAAGCCGGCGGTTGTAACATCCGGTCATCAGCGCAGCTCGCGACGCCGAACAGACGGCCGACGAGACGACAAAATCGGTAAACCGACGCCCCTGCTGGGCCATCGCATCAAGGTTCGGCGTCTCGATCCCCTCGGCACCAAACGGGCCGATGTCTTCGTATCCCATGTCG from Rosistilla carotiformis includes the following:
- a CDS encoding sulfatase family protein, whose product is MLSSHPPIQSSGIHRRPRAIRTWTAAIATPLSLLICLLVGGSASQRAAAAERLPNVVLIFIDDMGYEDIGPFGAEGIETPNLDAMAQQGRRFTDFVVSSAVCSASRAALMTGCYNRRLGISGAYGPGSKAGLNPNEMTIAELCKQKDYATAIYGKWHLGHLKPFLPLQHGFDEYFGLPYSNDMWPYHPDVLHLPMEQRVKRWPHLPLIEGNETINPQVSGEDQEQLTTQYTERAVSFIERNKDKPFFLYVPHSMVHVPLYVSEKFKGKSKRGLFGDVVMEVDWSVGQINAALKKNGIEDDTLVIFTSDNGPWLSYGDHAGVTSLREGKGTMFEGGYRVPTLMKWPGKIPAGTTCDQLASTIDILPTVAHLIGAELPKHKIDGKDIAPLMFDKEGQAKSPHEAFYCYYSGGELHAVRNDRWKLHFPHRYRTLAGKPGGTDGLPTNYQHTTIGLELFDLDNDVNETTNVIDQHPEVVAMLQKHAEAARNDLGDKLTKRPATGARPPGRVDK
- a CDS encoding type II toxin-antitoxin system HicB family antitoxin; the encoded protein is MLTPNFNAVIRRDGQWWIGWIEEIPGVYSQGATRDELIANLRDALAEAIELNREDARRAAGEAYEEVAIQP
- a CDS encoding DUF1365 domain-containing protein, with amino-acid sequence MNASAAIPSDASLISELEVESAAEVTSDLSPPARSSCLYFGTIRHRRFVPVGHQFCYSLFLAMIDLDEVNSLFRFPLFCSTSRFSLLRFRRSDYWGDPERPLADCIRDLVQQQIGLTITGPIRLLTHLRFFGLSFNPASFYFCYHADGRRLQAIVAEVTNTPWGERHCYVIPCYGDSRIHRHQCRKVFHVSPFMPMQMMYRWRISTPAQQLSVQIENFDEATQVFDATLQLKRQPFSYRRLVWVVVRFPLMTFQVVAAIYWQALRLWWKKVPFVPHPGRQREGSR
- a CDS encoding thioredoxin domain-containing protein, which codes for MTYADVPIDRDSINPAYKPRSWMRYALRGAAVYHLAWGALAIAMPATMLGWLGADGDGLALTLWQYIGLLVGLFGIGCGIASRNPTGHWLLLTIGLIGKIFTATGFALAFSAGAVPMAIGWTVLTNDLIWMVPLALILWESAHTAHAVDSAHSEPEADDPMNDLRTNTGKSLNELANAHPQMIVFLRHAGCTFCRQTLADISLQRALIEATGCRLLFVHLGPEDAQATEVFRRYDVDDVPRISDPKCRLYRQFGLELGGFSQLFGLRVWLRGLIYGVVNGHGIGAIQGNSFQMPGVYLYHCGMILDGIRHELASDRTNYVDFARQIEQSPPAVSA
- a CDS encoding NAD(P)/FAD-dependent oxidoreductase, translating into MRIAIVGSGVSGLVAARMLSAIHEVVVFEADWRLGGHVNTHEVEVGTAETGRQRYQIDTGFIVCNDRTYPNFTRILRDLDVPTDPTSMSFSVCCERTGLEYNGTSLNGVFAQRRNLVRPSFLRMLRDILRFNREGPQHLETVSENETVGQFLAQHRYSNEFAQQYLLPMGAAIWSCPCADFANFPIRFILEFYVNHGLLSLRDRPTWQVIRGGSMRYVERLVEPFRHNIRMACPVESVSRQADGVRVSFRGGEEIFDEIVFACHSDQALRLLADADPLETELLSAFPYSDNSAVLHTDERVLPKRRRAWASWNYHLPKTQVDRPTLTYNMNLLQQIDSPQTFCVTLNEDQRIAEEKVIARFKYSHPLFTVQRSAVQKRHREVIRRRRTSFCGAYWRNGFHEDGVVSGLAVCREFGIPDWSLQTKHSLPEQPAAEKPGASLRSQPAAAAVASGGKSS
- a CDS encoding SAM-dependent methyltransferase, coding for MGQTEAVDPAIHESTLQSFFGFLTRKAEAGWLPDPLLRAGIRRLLRSRLRDLHELADDNDCEAFLRATRPQPIAVVPEKANDQHYEVPAEFFREVLGPRLKYSCCRWTEGIGSLQQAEEQALRETCENAQLEDDMRILELGCGWGSLSLWMAEHYPNSQITAVSNSHSQREFITARARDAGLTNLQVLTVDINHFQPSDTFDRVVSVEMFEHMRNHRKLMDRIHDWLAPDGKLFVHIFCHKQTPYLFRSDGEQNWMGRYFFTGGMMPSENLLESVGSRLTLAQKWRWSGMHYAKTSRAWLENHDRCSESLLPILKQTYGEDHAIMWQNRWRMFFMACEELFAFNGGNEWFVSHYLFER
- a CDS encoding SAM-dependent methyltransferase yields the protein MSTTATTLPHPAAPSLSWLQRSARGKMLDWLATADGGVVRFSDSHQQRTLGTMAEDGLQASLNVREPDFYSQLATGGSLGFAESYLRNHWQTDDLTTLLRILYRNDRQASGDTSWIAKLTRRAARYSHQLASNTLRGSRRNIAAHYDLSNEFFDLFLDSTGMYSSAYFAEDTFSLREASEAKLQRICEKLDLQPQDHVLEIGTGWGGFALHAAQNYDVRLTTTTISSAQYQKAGQRFEAAGIADRVELLDSDYRDLVGRYDKLVSIEMIEAVGERFLKTFFERCGRLLKPGGRFVLQGIVMPESRYDAYRQGVDFIQKYIFPGGFLPSVAAMQQAVGQTTDLRLHTIEDLSPHYARTLYAWRQRFMRRLDDVRRLGFDDRFIRMWEYYLCYCEAAFSEQAVRVVQVVWDKPKR
- a CDS encoding sigma-70 family RNA polymerase sigma factor yields the protein MGRSEIAYIPNEDFDTASEQDFAEIDGQLYADEEESGRSRRDAEAFLMAVEASRLLTVEGERFLFKRLNFLRFRANALQASLGRGRAARRSQQEIDRLLCEANQTRDQIACANLRLAASIVRKYSNSQDDFDEFLAEANAILLNAVDKFDYSRGYRFSTYATHAIQRHIYRLLQKTRKVRDRQTADGNDQILQIEASPYVGEAACEDAAKAMKKLIASFDRVLDDREQEIVRRRFGLNASGKGASMRAIGDDLGISKERVRQLLNSSIEKLAKIAEPLESILQQDRP
- a CDS encoding ribbon-helix-helix domain-containing protein, with the translated sequence MNIELPREAMQFVEGLVASGEYDSANEAVVDGVRLLMGRQQLRSDIQKGIAELDAGLGINGDEVFADLDQRPQS
- a CDS encoding type II toxin-antitoxin system PemK/MazF family toxin; the encoded protein is MNVGDIHWVDFPRANGREQHGRRPAIIMQEDRYAGGLPTALVVPLSTAIRALRFAGTTTIAASSESGLGKASVALVFQLRAIDRGRIREKMGHIGDAGCEAVFNELSKLLGRSI